One Leptospira kirschneri serovar Cynopteri str. 3522 CT DNA segment encodes these proteins:
- a CDS encoding adenylate/guanylate cyclase domain-containing protein has product MLNRWKNKSDKSVRWEELPNLHSDLQDLDLIIRSLISEKLSFGIREIIFCLSAEQALSLKKSGDFLKLIKDFKQAGFTISSADKDKILSTNVESSSKFFRYLESRSRNANCLVWTEGPELSQIESKYYDFLNHFRQIHGNEFEPFRPSRFTIRVKLLSIVSAIITLSMSLMITMATYFFRKYSEILIQEYNLSLARMTGIQLSGQLKETTRKIQDFRSEDSEKFFRTNSNAVAYVRFKNKTLNSTLEIDSLFWNSKFLKSNSVAPDPTNLKKTLEKSFSRLPNTLEILNVSSEFGFPAVAVLLPVGAEISGLVFSASEFLGSFLSVRQTDFFQMIVVDSSGNLIAHSNDKEAVSGKDYKKHPLVENMLRSPSDNGSQRFDFEGREVLGSYQQLEVGGLGIISTLDADIAFEAVYKIRRQNLLIMISVLSVAFFVVFIFSRTLTIPIIQLLSATKKVEQGNYAVDIRATTHDEVGVLTNSFLRMARGLEEREKIKNTFGKFVNKEIAERALSSDLKLGGENREVTVFFSDLRNFTGMSEKMKPEEVVEFLNQYFTEMVECIYLTQGIVDKFIGDAVMAHWGALVHDGNEAKNSINAALLMRRALIEFNLKGKEIGRPFTRFGCGINSGPVIVGQIGSEKKLEFTVIGDTVNLASRIEYLNKEFGTDILISESTYQQAKDHFNFVELPAVWIRGKEKPQIVYAVLGWKEDQDCPKSLEELRTLCGIPDPENPSRSLA; this is encoded by the coding sequence GTGACAAATCGGTTCGTTGGGAAGAACTACCAAATCTTCATTCCGATTTGCAGGATCTGGATCTGATCATACGAAGTCTGATTTCGGAAAAACTTTCTTTTGGAATTCGAGAAATCATTTTTTGTCTTTCTGCGGAACAAGCTCTATCTCTAAAAAAGTCTGGAGACTTTTTAAAACTTATAAAAGATTTCAAACAAGCCGGTTTTACTATTTCATCCGCGGACAAGGATAAAATACTTTCCACAAACGTAGAATCTTCTTCTAAATTTTTTCGTTATCTGGAAAGCCGTTCCAGAAACGCAAACTGTTTGGTTTGGACCGAAGGTCCGGAACTTTCCCAAATCGAATCAAAATATTATGATTTTCTAAATCATTTCCGACAGATACACGGTAACGAATTCGAACCGTTTCGCCCATCCAGGTTTACGATTCGTGTAAAACTACTTTCTATCGTTTCCGCGATCATCACTCTTAGTATGAGTCTGATGATTACGATGGCCACGTATTTTTTTAGGAAATACAGCGAAATTCTCATTCAGGAATACAATCTATCTCTTGCTAGGATGACGGGTATTCAGTTGAGCGGACAATTGAAAGAAACCACACGTAAAATTCAGGATTTTCGTTCCGAAGATTCCGAAAAGTTTTTTAGAACCAATTCCAACGCGGTGGCATATGTACGTTTTAAAAACAAAACCTTAAATTCCACTTTGGAGATCGATTCCCTTTTTTGGAATTCAAAATTCTTAAAGTCTAATTCGGTTGCACCTGATCCTACAAATCTAAAAAAAACGTTGGAAAAATCTTTTTCCCGTTTACCTAATACATTAGAAATATTGAATGTTTCTTCTGAGTTTGGTTTTCCCGCGGTTGCCGTTTTACTTCCAGTGGGAGCCGAAATTTCAGGTTTGGTTTTTTCCGCTTCCGAATTTTTAGGTTCTTTTCTCAGTGTTAGACAAACCGATTTTTTTCAAATGATCGTAGTGGATTCTTCCGGAAACTTGATCGCTCATTCTAACGATAAGGAGGCGGTTTCTGGAAAGGATTATAAAAAACATCCTCTTGTGGAAAATATGTTACGTAGTCCTTCGGACAACGGTTCTCAACGATTCGATTTCGAAGGTAGAGAAGTATTAGGTTCTTATCAACAATTGGAAGTAGGTGGTTTAGGGATTATTTCCACGTTAGACGCTGATATTGCCTTTGAAGCGGTGTATAAGATCAGAAGACAAAATCTTTTGATTATGATTTCTGTTTTGTCGGTTGCGTTTTTTGTAGTGTTCATTTTTTCAAGAACTCTTACGATTCCGATCATTCAACTTCTTTCCGCGACTAAGAAGGTAGAACAAGGGAATTATGCCGTGGATATTCGTGCAACTACACACGACGAAGTGGGAGTTTTAACCAATTCGTTTTTAAGAATGGCGAGAGGATTGGAAGAAAGGGAAAAAATTAAAAATACGTTCGGAAAATTTGTAAATAAAGAGATCGCCGAACGCGCGTTATCTTCCGATTTAAAATTGGGAGGAGAAAATAGGGAAGTTACGGTATTTTTTTCCGATCTTAGAAATTTTACCGGAATGTCTGAAAAGATGAAACCGGAAGAGGTGGTTGAATTCTTAAATCAGTACTTCACTGAAATGGTGGAATGTATTTATCTAACTCAAGGAATTGTGGATAAATTTATAGGCGACGCCGTGATGGCTCACTGGGGAGCTTTGGTCCACGATGGAAATGAGGCTAAAAATTCGATTAACGCCGCTTTGTTGATGAGAAGGGCGTTGATAGAATTTAATCTAAAAGGAAAAGAGATCGGTCGCCCTTTTACTCGTTTTGGTTGTGGTATCAATTCCGGACCGGTGATCGTTGGGCAGATTGGTTCCGAAAAGAAGTTAGAATTTACGGTCATCGGAGATACGGTCAATCTCGCCTCTAGAATCGAATATTTAAATAAGGAATTTGGTACGGACATCTTAATTTCAGAAAGTACGTATCAACAAGCAAAGGATCATTTTAATTTTGTGGAACTTCCGGCCGTTTGGATCCGAGGCAAGGAAAAACCACAGATCGTCTATGCGGTGTTAGGCTGGAAAGAAGATCAGGATTGTCCTAAGTCTTTAGAAGAATTACGAACGTTATGCGGAATTCCGGACCCTGAAAATCCTTCTCGGTCTTTGGCATGA